In the genome of Thunnus thynnus chromosome 6, fThuThy2.1, whole genome shotgun sequence, the window ttttgcttgctgtgattattcctcctgttcaaacCGACCGTTAACTCCAAATGTGTTTACGATGTTAGTGATGGGATATGAAATCCAGTCCTCGATTGAGCAAAACATTAATATGAGGCTTTGGCCATCTGAgtaagtcaaataaagtggatatcttccacagttacagtctttttagtaagaATTTCCCTCTGTCtcgacagtgttttcctgttcagctgcagtggaaggatcataacaaaaagaaagaatttggcaataaaaagactgaaactttcaaagatattgacttgatttgactcatttgaatgGAGGAAACAAGTTCCAGTTCTTCTTTATTGTCATgtgtaataaaaatacaataatctgctctggctctctctgcctcaccACAAAGGGCACATTATcccaaaacagcaaaaacacactATAGACCTACATAGACAATGTACACAATGTATTCATGTATATACATTGtaaacataatatacagtacacgATAACAACAAAGTGTATATGGGTGCGTCAGCTGTTCAACAACCTGACTGCCTGAACAGCTGTCAGCTCacattagcttcaaataaacttttaaatacacttttgcacggaaggaggactgtggattttgtcccccatacgaagtgcattatgaagggatctcgtagtggtcagtatgaacagggggaatgattatAGTacgaaaaacatgtttcagtgttaatttgtgcacctgactattgttttaggacagacttgaacaattgtgaacctatcctttaattttGACCTTTATCCTGTATAAAGCTCAGTCTCAGTCAGATAAACTTGTCCCATCTCTTCAATCTAAACTGGAATATGTTTTCTATGAATTGCTGGCAATCAACCGTAGAAGAACAAAGTCAAAAGCGGCCGTGGCttctattttattcttgaaTACACAGAATATACTTGAAGCGCTTTGGTTAACTTTAGTATCATTAGTAAAACCACCTCTAGTCTTCAGAGCATACATCCCATCCGAGTTGTATGCCTTGCAGTTCGCCCTATTTTTAGGGCAGCTGAGATGTTGCTAGAGCTATTTTCGCTCCATACATGCAATTCTGCAGCTTGACCGGTGTGGCAGACAGCACATGCCAACTGGTTTTCTAGTTGTCTGCCGTTCAGCAGAGCATAGCAGAGGGGCACCGGTTTCAAGAGATGTGTTACAGTAAGATGAACACGCTGTCTTGGCTCTTTCTGTGGTAGGAGGAAGTTTGCATGGTCTGTGCAGGGGGGTGTTTCAGCATGAAGAGTGTGATTGTTTGTAGAAAGGCATGCTTGGGTGCAGCAGTGGGTcacaggccttttttttttttttttttttataaccagACTTTGTCCAGCAGCAAAGAAGATCAAAATAGCAGTATTAAGTGCAACATGAGTTTGTAAGAGAGTTTAAAGGAACAGAGCGGCTGATATTTCACACTACATGGTGGGATGATAAAATAATCACTCCGTTTATACAGAATTCCACCCAGTTGGAGCAACAATGACTTCCCATGTGAAACTCAGGAAGGAGAAGGTTGGTACAGTGGACTACGATACACAAATCAAAGGTAAAATAATTACGTAAATTGTGTGACCACATAAATTACATGTGTAACATTCTAACAACCTCTTTACTACACACAATCTAAACTGCGTTCAACATGTGccctttttttgtgaaaaaaactTGTAAGAAGCTGTTTCTCACCCACAGCAGCACTTTCACAATGAGTCATATTCTCTCGTACATGTTTGTTCTCATGTTTGTCTGTAACTTACCCCCGCCCTTCATTCTCTTTCAGAGGTGCGTTGCCAGCTTGTAGACCAGCTGAAGGTGTTGGACTTGCAACTTGAGCAGAAgagccagcagctgcaggaccTGACAGACTACCTCCGCCGAAGGGGTGAGATTGAGAGCGAGTACTCCCGCTCCCTGGAAAAACTTGCAGAAAAGTTCACTTCCAGAATCAAAAGGTAAAAGTGATCCTGTATTTTGATAGGGCACATAATATCGACAAGCAGTTCATTTGTGCATTCCTGGTTGCATCTTACAAAACATTTGTCCCTGTGTTCCTTCCTTTTCTTCACTACATATTCTCAGGAAGGAACCCGGTAGTCACACAGTGGCCCAGGTCTGGCTGGCTCTGCTATCCCAGACTCGCCAAGAAAGTAGGGACCACAATAGACTGAGTGAGAGCTGCAGCAACCTTCTCATCCAACCTCTCACACACTGCCTGGAGTACACACAACGTCTTGCCAAGAAGGTACTGATGCAAGCGCTGACCCATAAACCACAAACATGGCCTGTCATTAAGCATTTGGAGAGATTGACAAGTCTGTACCTGCACACTTTAATTCACCTGATGCAAACGATATtaccacttttcttttttagacCTTTTCTTTCTACccagtattaaaaaaaaaagtgtctcaaGTGTCTCACTGTGTTCTCTCCATGTTATGCCATCTCACTCAGACTGATGTGTTTTGTCTCCTCTCCAGAGTAAAGACATCTGTACTCAGCTACAAGATGGACTACTCAAGGTTACCACAGAGCTACAGACCGTAAGTGGTAATTGCCCAAAACATCTTTCTGTTTCctaaacaaacaaaggaaaatatcactgtatgtgtctctgtgcAGGCATGGCGGACGTACTACCAGTACCACTCAGactatgtgtgtgcagaggggAAGCTGAAGGAAGcagagaaacaggaggaaaagcaGAAGCAGAGTGCTGCTAAGAAACTGGAGAGGTTGAtagaaaaagtaaataaatatccTTTATATAGTATTATGTGCATAGATCTCTATGAATGTCTGTTTCATCTCTTATTGGTGATTGTTTATGTGCTTATAGAGACAAGGTAAAGTCCAAGACATATACCTGAAGTGCAGCAAGGCCCGAAACGATTACCTCCTAAACTTGGCTGCCGCAAACGCTTCTATGAATAAGTACTACCTCCAGGACATCTCAACTCTCATTGATGTGAGTGTATCAGTTCACAGCTCTGTGTGTGAACTGATGTGCAGCACCAGACTGAAAGCACCCGTATCAAAGAGGCGATATTGTCTGAAATTTCTTTGTCTGCCTCAGTGTGCAGATGTCGGGTACCGCGTCTCTCTGGGCCGGGTGATGCAGGCCTACCTATCCAGTCGGTGGCGGGCCCAGCAGAACCTGAGCACGGGGCTGCAGCAGCTCCAAGGGTCCGTGTCAGGACTGGACCAGTGCCAGGACAGAGACACCCTGCTGCAGGACCACTATAACACCTTCTGTATGCCCCTTCGTTTCCCCTATCAGCCCCATGATGGagaccaggtgtgtgtgtgtgtgtgtgtgtgtgtgtgtgtgtgtgtgtgtgtgtgtgtgtgtgttcttctgtGTGAATACTTTCAGTACAAGTACGTGCATTTCTCAGATGTTTGACATCAACTCAAGACTCTCTTGTGTCTCTCAGGTTTCTGAGGTTAGTGCAGAGTGTGAGATGAGATGCGAGCTGGAGACCAGattcaaacagacacaaactagGCTGAAGGCAGTCACCCAGGAAACTGAGGAGGTACAACAACATCACACATCATTATCACCTTTTTTATGGCTTTACTGTATCTACTCATGTTATATTCAAGTTGCCATGTTTGAGTCCAAGGCAGAGTTCATTCAAGGCTACAAATAGTCTATAAAATAATGTTCTTGCTATTTTaaaccatattttattttagttttcatttatttttgtgaaaggATGGACCCGTGTATCTTGAGTTGAAGGAAATATGGAAAGAAGCACTGTAGCACATTACTATGGCACTTAGAGAGGATTTCTTAGGAGTGATTTATacttattaatcaataattgcTGCTAGAAATGGTCctaatcaataaaacacacttcAAATCAAACTCAGCTTGTTATTCAGGTTGAAAGCTTGAAAGAAACATAATGTTTTCCCACACTGGTATTTTacacaccatcatcaaaatGCCAGTTTGTACAGAATCAGAGTTGAGGGTCAATTCCAGTTGTTGTTTCTGCCACTGTCACACAGGCTACTAAGAGCATGTCAGCAGCCCAGTCCACCCTGCTGGAGGGTATCAGTGATGATGATCTGGAGACCAGCAGCAACAGCGCTTCATCTCAGGAGGGCAGCACTGAGAACCTGTCAGTCAGGCCCAGTGTGGCCCGTCGCAGGGCCAACTTGCAAGAAGTAGAAAATCTCTACTTCACTGTGAGTCTGTTTTTAAAGTAATAGACCAGAAATAGTACACGCTATGGGAGGTTTCTGATGATGACAATCagtggtcatgttagtttgatCACTGGAGtttggtgatggtgatgataaGAACCACAGAGACCGATGTCAACAGAATGGtaatgatttaatttgttttacagaaagTAAAAGAGTACCTTGTTGGAAGCTCTCTGGTAGCTAAACTGCAAGCCAAGCATGACCTGCTTAAAGTGGCTGTTGAAAAAGGTATCACTTCTCTTTTCTTGTAATAGCACGAGACAAAATGCTGACAAAGTGTCATTTAGGAACTGATGGTGCATTTCGGGGTATTATTTACCAATAAATTgttgttcctctttttttacaCATAAGTAAagtattcagtttttatttattctaatgTATTTCTTCTTACTGCTTCTCAGGTAAGCTTGTtctaatcctttttttttctcttcctagCTGAAGCATCAAATAGACATCAACCGAGGTAGGGATATAAACCTTTTATGAGGTCTTATAGAATAATTATGAGCCAAAACAGAGTaaactgtgtgttcatgttatgGTATCTATCTCTGCAGACTCAATGGAAAGTCTATGCGTATCAGGAAAAATCCCTCAAGTGGCAATTTGATGCACAACCACAAACTTTTCAATGGAGACATGTTGTCCTTCATACAGGTAACTACTTTCATGATCTCGCCATTTCCACTTTCAGAATTATTCTCTCCATATGTATAGTTAGTttattatagtttatttttcttttccagcaCATGACGTAGAGATAATGTGTCAGAGTTGCTGTTTGTGAAAATTCATCAATaaatttcttattttcaggagTCAGGACAACAGATTCCAATTGTTGTGGAAAGTTGCATTCGCTTTATCAACCTTAATGGTAAGAATGAAAGAACGGTAAAACAGCAGCTGCATGTTTGTAAGATATACTTGACATATTTTAgttcaaaatatgatttaaaaccTCTGTGTGGAATCTGAAAATTAGTACCCTTCTACAAACGAAAACGTATGCCATCagaataaatttaaaaagatgcTATAATATAAAAATTCAGCTAATGGTggctttaaatatattttgcattGGATCTAAAAAGTCTCACTTAGTTTAGGATATTGAGGAATTACAATAATCTGTCCGTCCATCAGGTCTCCACCATGAGGGGATATTTAGGGTTCCAGGGTCTCAGATGGAGGTCAACAACTTGAGGGACGCATTTGAGCGAGGTAggcctgtgtgttttttatgtttgtgtgttggcaTGACTGGTATGCATCGTTAAAGTAGCTCCCCATGCTGTGGAGCGTTAATAATGTGGGGCAGTGTGCTATGGACATCCCCTGCAGGAGATGACCCCCTGGATGAGCAGAGATATGACCTGGATTCTGTTGCCGGAGTGCTGAAGCTCTATTTTAGAGGTCTGGATAGTCCAATCTTCCCCATCGACAGCACCAGCAAGCTCCTCGAGTGTGCCCGTGAGTGTGTTTGGTGTACGtgttgaaatgtgaaatgaGTGTGGCTGAGAGTGTACAACAGGAGCTTATCTTTCTTTCATCTCCTTTTCTCAGAAATAAAGAAcgaggcagagagagctgcTCAGCTCAAAACAGTCATCTCTTCTTTCCCTGAGCCGGTCATCATTGTCATGAGATACCTCTTTGCATTCCTTCATCAGTGAGTATTGCAGCTCATTGCAGTCGTCACTGTTCAGTATATGTACCTGCAAAAAGCATTGTGTCAATCAGCCAAATCAAAATGTGTCTTTCTGGAAAGAAGAAGGAGCTAATGGGATCATATATTCACAATTTTTAGCTCTATTGTGTCTTACACACATTTGATCTGGCAGAAGTGTGATAggcatgtatttttttcactttatacTTTAAATTTATCAGAGCCAAATGAACTTTACCAGCTCATtccaaaaacatacaaaacagcCATTGTTTAAATAAgtataatattaaacattttggagaaATTGCCTCTATAAGCCTCTCGACTTCATCTTTTTTGTGCTTCCTTTATTCTAATATTTTCTAATCCTTcattctattttctt includes:
- the LOC137184454 gene encoding SLIT-ROBO Rho GTPase-activating protein 3-like yields the protein MTSHVKLRKEKVGTVDYDTQIKEVRCQLVDQLKVLDLQLEQKSQQLQDLTDYLRRRGEIESEYSRSLEKLAEKFTSRIKRKEPGSHTVAQVWLALLSQTRQESRDHNRLSESCSNLLIQPLTHCLEYTQRLAKKSKDICTQLQDGLLKVTTELQTAWRTYYQYHSDYVCAEGKLKEAEKQEEKQKQSAAKKLERLIEKRQGKVQDIYLKCSKARNDYLLNLAAANASMNKYYLQDISTLIDCADVGYRVSLGRVMQAYLSSRWRAQQNLSTGLQQLQGSVSGLDQCQDRDTLLQDHYNTFCMPLRFPYQPHDGDQVSEVSAECEMRCELETRFKQTQTRLKAVTQETEEATKSMSAAQSTLLEGISDDDLETSSNSASSQEGSTENLSVRPSVARRRANLQEVENLYFTKVKEYLVGSSLVAKLQAKHDLLKVAVEKAEASNRHQPRLNGKSMRIRKNPSSGNLMHNHKLFNGDMLSFIQESGQQIPIVVESCIRFINLNGLHHEGIFRVPGSQMEVNNLRDAFERGDDPLDEQRYDLDSVAGVLKLYFRGLDSPIFPIDSTSKLLECAQIKNEAERAAQLKTVISSFPEPVIIVMRYLFAFLHHVSQYSDENMMQPYNLAVCFGPSLVRGAQDDDVVTLQPQINALVKSIILQHESIFPSQSEVPGPVYEKCMTLEQDDCEPIIDEGDGDAEYSQIKDEAEMGSSADQSTSSSAAPPQRKGERPRTNSSGSIDQSRLTAGPAGGGITSTGKLMLQIPVGPQGRPRRVNSPGYVRREIQEQSSSEDTATQVDKEVCRQMDSVFKELLTRQTQQDPSSPSAQAPQRKGKRDGRK